A part of Bacillus rossius redtenbacheri isolate Brsri chromosome 1, Brsri_v3, whole genome shotgun sequence genomic DNA contains:
- the LOC134541169 gene encoding uncharacterized protein LOC134541169 produces MRTYKRTSNRCQTSQDVVLTAVKKVKLEGKSIRSVAKDFGIPFRSLARYCSKVTEEKLIAPQDTPPLTIGYKKLRQVFTNEQENEFADYLKKAADIYYGLSPKEVRKFAFEYAVRLKVRFPSSWADCEMAGADWFSAFLKRHPTLSIRTPEATSLSRATCFNRTNVKAFFDNLKDVMDRLKIGPGDVWNMDETGITTVQRPDRVVARKGFKQVGKITSAERGTLVTVAVAVSATGNHVPPYFVFPRVNFREYFLKGAPIGSSGDANATGWMKEANFVKFAHHFVTNVKCSKENPCLLLLDNHDSHLSIEALDYLKDKGVTVLSFPPHCSHKLQPLDRSVFGPLKKFVNSACDSWLVNHPGKTMTIYDIPEVVNAAFSSAVTPRNILSGFRVSGVSPFNPDVFNDTDYLGCYVTDRPAPDENDVDSGELPNSDNTVQCRPNEPVIMEAGPSNMLIVQQTEEEADQETSMDVTSRGLHEIASQDKEIVVDSTCNISPEMVRPFPKAGPRKNNRVNNRKRKSEVLTDTPIRNELAKKKSDIDKKKGAKKNLFGSSKDTVQNPRKSKVKMLCKKKKNICVNTANSRASREDTLCLLCLGPYSKSRPGEQWVQCVGCKMWAHEDCSDNSVQFLCHNCKKC; encoded by the exons ATGCGCACCTACAAAAGAACAAGTAATAGATGCCAGACTTCCCAAGACGTTGTTTTAACAGCAGTAAAGAAAGTTAAACTCGAAGGGAAGTCCATCAGAAGCGTAGCAAAGGATTTTGGAATTCCATTTCGCTCTTTGGCTCGATATTGTAGCAAAGTAACTGAAGAAAAACTTATTGCTCCACAAGATACCCCACCTCTTACAATTGGCTACAAGAAACTGAGACAG GTTTTTACAAACGAACAAGAGAATGAGTTTGCTGATTATTTGAAGAAAGCAGCTGATATTTATTATGGATTGTCACCAAAGGAAGTCAGGAAATTCGCATTTGAATATGCAGTGAGACTTAAGGTAAGGTTTCCTTCTTCTTGGGCTGACTGTGAAATGGCAGGTGCGGATTGGTTTTCTGCATTTTTAAAACGGCATCCTACACTTTCTATAAGAACACCTGAAGCGACCAGTCTTTCAAGGGCTACGTGTTTCAATCGCACTAATGTGAAAGCATTTTTCGACAATTTGAAAGACGTTATGGATAGATTGAAAATTGGGCCTGGAGATGTGTGGAACATGGACGAGACTGGTATCACTACAGTGCAAAGACCAGACAGAGTAGTTGCACGGAAAGGTTTTAAGCAAGTAGGTAAAATTACTTCTGCCGAAAGAGGAACTCTAGTTACTGTAGCTGTTGCAGTATCTGCGACAGGAAATCATGTGCCACCATATTTTGTTTTCCCTCGCGTCAATTTTCGTGAATATTTTCTGAAAGGAGCGCCTATAGGTAGTTCTGGAGATGCAAATGCTACCGGCTGGATGAAGGAAGCAAATTTCgtcaaatttgcacatcacttCGTAACAAATGTTAAGTGTTCCAAAGAAAACCCATGTCTGTTGCTACTTGACAATCACGACTCACATCTTTCAATTGAAGCATTGGACTACCTTAAAGATAAGGGGGTCACTGTCCTTTCTTTCCCTCCACACTGCAGCCATAAACTGCAACCATTAGACCGGAGTGTATTTGGCCCTTTAAAGAAAtttgtgaacagtgcctgtgattcTTGGCTGGTGAACCATCCTGGGAAAACAATGACTATTTATGACATACCTGAAGTTGTAAATGCTGCTTTTTCTAGTGCGGTTACGCCGAGAAATATTTTATCTGGTTTCAGAGTAAGTGGGGTATCACCTTTCAACCCTGATGTCTTTAATGATACAGATTATCTTGGTTGTTACGTAACAGACCGCCCAGCACCTGACGAAAATGATGTTGACAGTGGAGAATTGCCTAATTCAGacaacactgttcaatgtagaCCAAATGAACCTGTAATCATGGAAGCAGGCCCTTCAAATATGCTGATTGTACAACAAACTGAGGAAGAAGCTGATCAGGAAACGTCAATGGACGTAACGAGCAGGGGCTTACACGAAATCGCATCACAAGATAAGGAAATTGTAGTTGATTCTACGTGCAACATAAGCCCAGAAATGGTGAGACCATTTCCCAAAGCTGGTCCAAGGAAAAATAACCGGGTAAATAATAGGAAAAGGAAGAGTGAAGTGTTGACAGATACTCCAATAAGAAATGAATTAGCTAAAAAGAAATCAGATATTGATAAGAAGAAAGGAGCTAAGAAAAACTTGTTTGGAAGTTCGAAAGATACAGTTCAGAATCCACGCAAGTCTAAGGTGAAAATGTTatgcaagaaaaagaaaaacatatgtgtCAACACAGCAAACAGCAGAGCCAGTAGGGAGGATACATTATGTCTTCTTTGTTTAGGACCATATTCCAAAAGCCGGCCCGGTGAACAGTGGGTGCAGTGCGTCGGTTGCAAAATGTGGGCCCACGAAGATTGTTCGGATAATAGCGTGCAATTTTTGTGCCACAACTGTAAGAAATGTTAG